One window from the genome of Natrialba magadii ATCC 43099 encodes:
- a CDS encoding DUF7344 domain-containing protein: MDYGTGPTGDEGDSLSALFASLAREPRRHLLGVLYEHASDSLSLSACATRVVSRTTDTPRENVSETAIQQLRVSLHHVHLPKLADAGLIDRDTATQTVTLADHSAYRDSAIVNTIRSADRARADSLDAVFDALADSRRRSILACLNHSFQEIHLETLARDVATREQATTDTTAPESGLVTDQLLASLEHTHLPTLAAADLIDFDTDARTVSYSGHPALCVSWLHSVLNPDLRMHLTEPSPDDGVRSIDGREAIVAYSQSLLERADEELFSVFTSPRLLESGCFARAMDAARRGVDVYLGTTDPVVRELVRANAPTISLWEPTDEWLSLSVQGETVGRLVLADRESLLFGSLGERLENHRYAETALIGDGEAAHQLLGAHFDRIDQKVQELESAS; this comes from the coding sequence ATGGACTACGGAACCGGACCAACCGGGGACGAGGGCGACTCGTTATCCGCGCTCTTTGCCTCTCTCGCCCGCGAGCCTCGTCGTCACCTCCTCGGCGTGCTGTACGAGCACGCCTCCGATTCACTCTCACTGTCCGCGTGCGCAACGCGGGTCGTCTCCAGAACGACGGACACACCGCGTGAAAACGTCTCGGAAACGGCCATACAGCAACTGCGCGTCTCGCTCCATCACGTTCACCTGCCAAAACTCGCCGACGCCGGATTGATCGACCGCGACACTGCCACTCAGACTGTGACGCTCGCAGATCACTCTGCGTATCGGGATTCAGCGATCGTCAACACGATTCGGTCAGCGGACAGGGCACGTGCCGACTCGCTCGATGCGGTGTTCGATGCGCTCGCAGACTCCCGCCGGCGTAGTATCCTCGCCTGTCTCAATCACTCCTTTCAGGAAATTCACCTCGAAACGCTTGCCCGAGATGTCGCGACGAGAGAGCAGGCCACCACCGACACGACAGCACCCGAGTCCGGACTGGTCACCGACCAGCTCCTCGCCAGCCTCGAACACACGCACCTCCCGACGCTTGCGGCAGCAGACCTGATCGACTTCGATACCGATGCGCGGACGGTTTCCTACAGCGGCCATCCGGCTCTGTGTGTCTCCTGGTTGCACTCTGTTCTCAACCCCGACCTCCGGATGCACCTGACAGAGCCCTCGCCGGACGACGGCGTCCGATCGATCGATGGACGCGAGGCGATCGTCGCCTACAGCCAGTCGCTCCTCGAGCGAGCCGACGAGGAACTATTCTCGGTCTTCACGTCGCCGCGGCTACTCGAGTCCGGTTGCTTTGCGCGCGCTATGGACGCGGCCCGACGTGGAGTCGACGTCTACCTCGGCACGACCGATCCGGTCGTCCGTGAACTCGTCCGAGCGAACGCTCCAACAATCTCTCTCTGGGAACCGACCGACGAGTGGCTGTCCCTCTCCGTCCAGGGAGAGACTGTCGGCCGTCTCGTACTCGCCGACCGCGAGTCGCTCCTGTTCGGGTCGCTCGGCGAACGGCTCGAGAACCACCGCTATGCGGAAACAGCACTAATTGGCGACGGAGAGGCCGCCCACCAGCTTCTGGGAGCCCATTTCGACCGGATCGATCAGAAAGTGCAGGAACTCGAGTCGGCTTCGTGA
- a CDS encoding amidohydrolase family protein, giving the protein MERTGTILCGREFTPVEGRIVIDDDGRIEAIEEESVDSTDIILPAFVNAHTHIGDSIAKEAGGGLSLEELVAPPDGLKHRLLRAASREELVAAMTTSLEFMHRSGTAACLEFREGDVAGVEMLREATTAAAGAIDALAFARGSIDAMHAGDGFGASGANDSEFGEERTATREADKPFGIHAGEVDASDIDPALDLEPDFLVHMVHPEPDHLERVDEQDVPIVVCPRSNLVTDVGLSPYTELAERTTLALGTDNVMLNSPSMFREMEFLAKLSDLSATEILRMATINGAEIAGLDYGVIEPGREARLQVLDGDSANLTGAQDLVRAVVRRAGVDDVREVHTAPPSE; this is encoded by the coding sequence ATGGAACGAACGGGCACGATTCTTTGCGGCCGCGAGTTCACTCCCGTCGAGGGACGGATCGTTATCGACGACGACGGCCGAATCGAGGCCATCGAGGAGGAATCCGTCGACTCGACTGATATCATCCTCCCGGCGTTCGTCAACGCCCACACCCACATCGGCGACTCCATCGCCAAGGAGGCCGGCGGCGGCCTCTCGCTCGAGGAACTCGTCGCCCCGCCGGACGGCCTGAAACACCGCCTGCTCCGGGCCGCCTCGCGCGAGGAACTCGTCGCCGCGATGACCACCTCACTCGAGTTCATGCACCGAAGCGGAACCGCGGCCTGTCTCGAGTTTCGCGAGGGCGACGTGGCGGGTGTCGAGATGCTCCGAGAGGCGACCACCGCCGCAGCTGGGGCCATCGACGCGCTCGCGTTCGCCCGCGGCTCTATCGACGCAATGCACGCCGGGGACGGCTTCGGCGCGAGCGGGGCCAACGATTCCGAGTTCGGCGAGGAGCGGACGGCGACGCGCGAGGCGGACAAGCCGTTCGGCATTCACGCCGGCGAGGTCGACGCGAGTGACATCGACCCGGCGCTCGATCTGGAGCCCGATTTCCTCGTTCACATGGTTCACCCCGAACCGGACCATCTCGAGCGGGTCGACGAACAGGACGTGCCGATCGTCGTCTGTCCGCGCTCGAATCTGGTTACTGACGTCGGACTCTCTCCGTACACTGAACTCGCCGAGCGGACGACGCTCGCGCTCGGCACCGACAACGTCATGTTGAACTCGCCGTCGATGTTCCGTGAGATGGAGTTCCTCGCCAAACTCTCAGACCTCTCTGCGACCGAGATTCTGCGGATGGCGACGATCAACGGGGCCGAAATCGCCGGCCTCGACTACGGCGTGATCGAACCCGGACGAGAGGCACGCCTGCAGGTCCTCGACGGCGACTCCGCTAATCTCACGGGAGCACAGGACCTCGTCCGCGCCGTCGTACGACGGGCCGGCGTCGACGACGTGCGCGAGGTCCACACGGCACCCCCCTCCGAGTAA
- a CDS encoding pantoate kinase — MREEATAFVPGHITGFFSAHPADDPTIAGSRGAGLTLTDGVTVTVEPVAEEASESIVILDGEMIEIEPVDIVLEALDVVARVEAESDLPLGAGFGISGAMALGTALAANAVFGCRLSRNELVTIAHGAEVQAGTGLGDVVAQACGGVPIRLEPGGPQENKLDAIPARARVEYVSFGELSTADVLAGDTDQLTAAGKEALSRVVEEPTLLSFMYASRLFTREAGLLTDQVAKTIGDVTDVNGQASMAMLGETVFALGTGLSDAGYDPSVCATHPAGALLR; from the coding sequence ATGCGCGAGGAGGCGACGGCGTTCGTACCAGGGCACATAACGGGCTTTTTCAGCGCTCATCCGGCCGACGATCCGACGATAGCCGGATCGCGGGGGGCAGGGCTGACGCTGACCGACGGCGTGACGGTGACAGTCGAACCGGTAGCCGAGGAGGCCTCGGAGTCGATCGTCATTCTCGACGGGGAAATGATCGAAATCGAACCGGTCGACATCGTCCTCGAAGCGCTCGACGTGGTCGCTCGCGTCGAGGCGGAGTCGGACCTACCGCTCGGGGCTGGGTTCGGTATTTCGGGTGCGATGGCGCTCGGAACCGCACTCGCGGCGAACGCCGTCTTCGGCTGCAGGCTCTCTCGAAACGAACTCGTCACAATTGCTCACGGCGCGGAAGTACAGGCTGGGACTGGACTCGGAGATGTCGTTGCACAGGCCTGTGGTGGCGTCCCGATTCGACTCGAACCGGGTGGGCCACAGGAGAACAAACTCGATGCGATTCCTGCGCGGGCGCGAGTCGAGTACGTTTCGTTCGGCGAATTGTCGACGGCTGACGTGCTCGCGGGCGATACAGACCAGTTGACGGCTGCAGGGAAAGAGGCGCTCTCGCGTGTCGTCGAGGAGCCGACCCTGCTGTCGTTCATGTACGCCTCGCGCCTGTTCACGCGCGAAGCAGGGCTGTTGACTGACCAGGTTGCGAAGACGATCGGCGACGTGACCGACGTCAACGGTCAGGCCTCGATGGCGATGCTTGGGGAGACCGTCTTCGCGCTCGGAACCGGACTGTCTGATGCTGGCTACGATCCGTCGGTCTGTGCAACCCATCCCGCAGGTGCGCTGTTGCGATAG
- a CDS encoding YegP family protein gives MSSPSDVHHKLYRLYERYVGEPDSTKDVYGYWLFIVGYVVAAAAVFTFVAGYAGDADTYGLIRASGVTAATGLALCLFGIVLMLPVRRRGIQASVLGLLISFGGVAFFAWAYPYNWRELGTDYSVHVILVYTVGIGIIAGVTALVPVLTGRKGMFVEEEGETEDPPILTGDALEGAQFAVFRDDNGDWKWNVLHLEALATSNESAVTRPKATEGIERVQSQISSAGLMELTTSAFRLYEDRDGSWQWTLARDDGSVVGTCAGEFSERDGAEESVSFLKDRGPTADVIEIDGAAFTYAEERDQWHWQLVDDERLPLASGANGHGTQENAETAARTFAERFDQARVLDLEHVGAELYDRTDDSGANGWSWRFVDEQDSPLAAATDAYDARRDAEEAADALLSELGSASVTVAGEPTYERYQTGDQWRWRLVGESEHVVAQSPSDAETEADATHETDTFGAHARDADVVEIEDAEYEVYPTDSQELTYEEGDALPATSDEQQMVSTDGGTATAEGEDGADDGRSWHWRLVTEDRDVIAGSTEPHYDAETATEAIQRVREQASEAELIEFEEAAFQVYEADDGEWRWRLIDEDGNVLADSGAEHTSRGEAAEAMMTLKEQAPDAELLEIETAAFELFVNEDNEWGWRLIDEAGQLVAEDPSTHPTRGAARKAMNRLLEYLDSDVRTMEDAIFQPYAADDWHWRFVLPTGETVAVAGDTYATRDELVDAIPAVRDAAESAQDYTIGNVTIQLYRSGDWSFRLLDRDRKEIADATDTYAERDAALEIVEDLKAHADDAPIFTIEDAAIRVTDADTDDGWTWDLVDRERTVLASAVDTVASREELHEEIETVRQLAPMAGRVDFDVASFELVADEDDRWQWRLIDEDGHTVATGSESHESSEAAREALENVRELIDAASILEIDSVSFELHTAEDENEDGWVWRLVDEYGSTMAQSTQVYESRTDAREAMNNVKAEAPEGWITFTE, from the coding sequence ATGTCTTCACCAAGTGACGTTCACCACAAACTGTACCGGCTGTACGAACGCTACGTCGGCGAACCCGACTCGACGAAGGATGTCTACGGCTACTGGCTGTTCATCGTCGGCTACGTCGTTGCTGCGGCGGCCGTATTCACGTTCGTTGCCGGCTATGCGGGGGATGCAGATACGTACGGGCTAATCAGGGCCTCGGGTGTGACCGCGGCGACAGGGCTTGCACTCTGCCTGTTCGGGATCGTTCTCATGCTTCCAGTTCGAAGACGAGGAATTCAGGCGAGTGTGTTGGGACTGCTGATTTCGTTTGGTGGCGTTGCGTTCTTCGCGTGGGCGTATCCGTACAATTGGCGAGAACTCGGCACGGACTACAGCGTTCACGTCATCCTCGTCTACACGGTCGGGATTGGGATCATCGCGGGTGTTACTGCGCTCGTTCCCGTTCTGACCGGCCGGAAAGGGATGTTCGTCGAGGAGGAAGGAGAAACGGAAGATCCGCCGATTCTCACCGGAGATGCACTGGAGGGTGCACAGTTCGCTGTCTTCCGTGACGACAACGGCGACTGGAAGTGGAACGTTCTCCATCTCGAAGCGCTGGCGACGAGCAACGAGAGCGCCGTGACTCGACCGAAGGCCACCGAGGGAATTGAACGCGTCCAGTCCCAGATCAGTTCAGCTGGACTGATGGAGCTCACCACGTCCGCGTTCCGGCTCTACGAGGACAGAGATGGGAGCTGGCAGTGGACGCTCGCCCGAGACGACGGCAGCGTCGTCGGCACCTGTGCTGGCGAGTTTAGCGAGCGCGATGGGGCTGAGGAGTCCGTGAGCTTCCTCAAAGATCGTGGACCAACGGCAGACGTGATCGAAATCGACGGCGCGGCGTTCACGTACGCCGAAGAACGCGACCAGTGGCACTGGCAACTGGTGGACGACGAGCGGTTGCCGCTGGCTTCGGGTGCGAACGGCCACGGCACCCAGGAGAACGCCGAGACGGCCGCACGCACGTTCGCCGAGCGGTTCGACCAGGCACGCGTACTCGACCTCGAACACGTTGGTGCCGAACTCTACGACCGAACGGACGACAGCGGCGCGAACGGCTGGTCCTGGCGCTTCGTCGACGAACAGGATTCACCGCTTGCCGCCGCAACCGACGCGTACGACGCCCGGCGCGACGCAGAGGAAGCTGCGGATGCACTGCTTTCGGAACTCGGCAGTGCGTCGGTGACGGTGGCTGGCGAACCAACCTACGAACGCTACCAGACCGGCGACCAGTGGCGCTGGCGGCTGGTCGGCGAGTCCGAACACGTTGTCGCCCAAAGTCCAAGCGACGCCGAAACCGAGGCCGACGCGACTCACGAGACCGACACCTTCGGAGCACACGCCCGCGACGCCGACGTCGTCGAAATCGAGGACGCGGAGTACGAGGTCTATCCGACCGACAGCCAGGAACTAACCTACGAGGAGGGCGACGCACTGCCTGCAACGTCCGACGAGCAGCAGATGGTGTCGACCGACGGCGGCACGGCGACGGCCGAGGGGGAGGACGGCGCAGACGACGGCCGCTCCTGGCACTGGCGTCTCGTCACCGAAGACCGCGACGTGATCGCCGGAAGCACCGAACCCCACTACGACGCCGAGACGGCGACCGAAGCGATCCAGCGCGTTCGCGAGCAAGCGAGCGAAGCCGAACTCATCGAGTTCGAGGAGGCTGCCTTCCAGGTCTACGAAGCCGATGACGGCGAGTGGCGCTGGCGGCTCATCGACGAGGACGGCAACGTCCTCGCAGACAGCGGTGCAGAACACACCTCCCGCGGCGAGGCCGCAGAAGCGATGATGACGCTCAAAGAGCAGGCGCCGGACGCCGAACTGCTCGAAATCGAAACGGCAGCCTTCGAGCTCTTCGTCAACGAGGACAACGAATGGGGCTGGCGACTTATCGACGAAGCCGGTCAGCTCGTCGCCGAAGATCCGTCGACGCACCCAACCCGCGGTGCCGCGCGCAAGGCGATGAACCGACTCCTCGAGTACCTCGACTCTGACGTGCGGACCATGGAAGATGCGATCTTCCAGCCGTACGCAGCGGACGACTGGCACTGGCGGTTCGTCCTGCCAACCGGGGAAACGGTCGCCGTTGCCGGTGACACCTACGCGACACGCGACGAACTCGTCGATGCCATCCCTGCCGTTCGCGACGCAGCCGAATCCGCACAGGACTACACGATCGGCAACGTCACGATCCAGCTCTACCGCAGCGGTGATTGGAGCTTCCGACTCCTCGACCGCGATCGCAAGGAGATTGCCGACGCGACTGACACCTACGCGGAACGCGACGCCGCACTCGAGATCGTCGAAGATCTCAAAGCACACGCCGACGATGCCCCGATCTTCACGATCGAGGACGCCGCGATCCGCGTCACTGACGCTGACACGGACGACGGCTGGACATGGGACCTCGTCGACCGCGAGCGCACCGTCCTCGCAAGCGCCGTCGACACGGTGGCGAGCCGCGAGGAACTTCACGAGGAGATCGAAACTGTCCGCCAGCTCGCACCGATGGCCGGCCGTGTCGACTTCGACGTTGCCTCGTTCGAACTCGTCGCCGACGAGGACGACCGCTGGCAGTGGCGGCTCATCGACGAGGACGGCCACACGGTCGCCACCGGCTCCGAATCACACGAATCGAGCGAGGCCGCTCGTGAGGCACTCGAGAACGTCCGCGAACTGATCGACGCAGCGAGCATCCTCGAGATCGACAGCGTCTCCTTCGAACTCCATACCGCGGAGGACGAGAACGAGGATGGCTGGGTCTGGCGGCTGGTCGACGAGTACGGCTCGACGATGGCCCAGAGCACGCAGGTTTACGAGTCCCGGACGGACGCCCGTGAGGCGATGAACAACGTGAAAGCGGAAGCCCCAGAGGGCTGGATCACGTTCACGGAGTAA
- the aspS gene encoding aspartate--tRNA(Asn) ligase: MQDRTYTADAEPGDDATVAGWVHEIRDLGGIAFLILRDATGKIQVKFEKDEMDDELVDTGLGVSRESVVSVTGTVEEEPRAPTGVEVTPESVDVISAADPELPLDPSGKVDADLSTRLDNRTLDLRKDEVQAVFEIRAEILRAVREQFREFYCTEINTPKIVATGTEGGTELFPITYFGEEAFMNQSPQLFKQLIAGSNVERVFEIGPIFRAEEHNTPRHLNEATSIDFEGAFCDQNDAMDVAEGIVKAAYEAVTENCSEELEALGLEEEFEVPEGDFPRLSYEEAIERINATGELDEQLVWGDDLPTEGEKALGDDVGGHYFITDWPSEIKPFYIKDHDDDEQLSTGFDLMHPRMELVSGGQREHRHEHLIEGFEQQGLDPDQFEYYTKMFKYGMPPHAGFGLGGERLIMTILGLDNIREAVLFPRDRQRLSP, translated from the coding sequence CGGCATCGCCTTCCTGATTCTCCGAGACGCAACTGGAAAGATTCAGGTCAAGTTCGAGAAAGACGAGATGGACGACGAGCTCGTCGACACCGGCCTTGGCGTCTCCCGCGAGAGCGTGGTGAGCGTCACCGGCACCGTCGAGGAAGAGCCTCGCGCCCCGACGGGCGTCGAGGTCACCCCCGAATCGGTCGACGTCATCTCTGCCGCGGACCCCGAACTGCCACTCGACCCATCGGGCAAGGTCGACGCCGACCTCTCGACCCGCCTCGACAACCGCACGCTCGACCTGCGCAAAGACGAGGTCCAGGCGGTCTTCGAGATTCGCGCCGAGATCCTGCGCGCGGTCCGCGAGCAGTTCCGCGAGTTCTACTGTACCGAGATCAACACGCCGAAAATCGTCGCGACGGGTACCGAGGGCGGTACCGAGCTGTTCCCAATCACGTACTTCGGCGAGGAGGCGTTCATGAACCAGTCCCCACAGCTGTTCAAGCAGCTCATCGCGGGCTCCAACGTCGAGCGCGTCTTCGAGATCGGACCGATCTTCCGCGCCGAGGAGCACAACACGCCACGCCACCTGAACGAGGCAACCTCGATCGACTTCGAGGGCGCCTTCTGCGACCAGAACGACGCCATGGACGTCGCCGAGGGCATCGTGAAGGCAGCCTACGAGGCAGTTACCGAGAACTGCAGCGAGGAACTCGAGGCGCTCGGCCTCGAAGAGGAGTTCGAGGTTCCGGAAGGTGACTTCCCACGGCTCAGCTACGAGGAGGCAATCGAGCGCATCAACGCGACGGGCGAACTCGACGAGCAGCTCGTCTGGGGCGACGACCTGCCGACCGAGGGCGAGAAGGCACTCGGCGACGACGTCGGCGGCCACTACTTCATTACGGATTGGCCGAGCGAGATCAAGCCGTTCTACATCAAGGACCACGACGACGACGAGCAGCTCTCGACCGGCTTCGACCTGATGCACCCACGGATGGAGCTCGTTTCGGGTGGCCAGCGTGAGCACCGCCACGAGCACCTGATCGAAGGCTTCGAGCAGCAGGGTCTCGACCCCGACCAGTTCGAGTACTACACGAAGATGTTCAAGTACGGCATGCCGCCCCACGCCGGCTTCGGGCTGGGTGGCGAGCGCCTGATCATGACGATTCTCGGACTGGACAACATCCGGGAGGCTGTGCTCTTCCCGCGTGATCGTCAACGTCTGAGTCCGTAG
- a CDS encoding biotin--[acetyl-CoA-carboxylase] ligase — translation MNETRRAILDAIVDGPVSGPELADSLSVSRAAVWKHVDALREAGFEIESGPSGYELVSADAYSGPAVEFGLEAPFTVEYHDAVGSTNAVARDRATDGAADVVVLADEQTGGRGRLEREWSSPAGGVWLSIVTRPAITPARAPLYTLAAAVATTRAAREAGVDARIKWPNDVVVPVDEDGAYRKLAGILTEMEGETDRVEWLTVGIGVNANLDADGLPDGATTIRDEAGEDVDRRVFVQRLLEEFDAVRADLDGVVPAWRELALTLGQRVRVDRSSGALVGEAVDISDSGALVVESEESGKRETVAAGDCEHLRPV, via the coding sequence ATGAACGAGACGCGACGTGCAATTCTCGACGCGATTGTTGACGGCCCCGTCTCCGGTCCTGAGCTTGCGGACTCGCTGTCCGTCTCGCGGGCCGCCGTCTGGAAACACGTCGACGCACTTCGTGAGGCCGGCTTCGAAATCGAGAGCGGCCCGTCGGGGTACGAACTCGTCTCGGCGGACGCCTACAGCGGTCCCGCAGTCGAGTTCGGCCTTGAAGCCCCCTTCACTGTCGAGTACCACGACGCAGTCGGGAGTACGAACGCCGTAGCGCGTGATCGTGCAACCGACGGCGCGGCGGACGTGGTCGTCCTCGCAGACGAACAGACGGGCGGTCGCGGCCGACTCGAGCGCGAGTGGTCCTCGCCCGCGGGCGGCGTCTGGCTGAGCATCGTGACGCGCCCGGCGATCACGCCGGCCCGCGCGCCGCTCTACACGCTCGCCGCCGCAGTTGCGACGACCCGCGCGGCGCGCGAGGCAGGTGTCGATGCTCGTATCAAGTGGCCCAACGACGTGGTCGTTCCCGTCGACGAGGACGGCGCGTACCGAAAGCTCGCAGGAATCCTCACCGAGATGGAGGGCGAAACTGATCGTGTCGAGTGGCTCACCGTCGGTATCGGCGTCAACGCGAACCTCGATGCAGACGGATTGCCCGACGGTGCCACGACGATCCGCGACGAAGCCGGCGAGGACGTCGACCGGCGCGTGTTCGTCCAGCGACTCCTCGAGGAGTTCGACGCTGTGCGGGCCGACCTCGACGGCGTCGTCCCAGCCTGGCGCGAGCTTGCGCTCACGCTCGGTCAGCGCGTCCGTGTCGACCGATCATCGGGCGCGCTCGTCGGTGAGGCGGTCGACATTTCCGATTCTGGCGCACTCGTCGTCGAATCCGAGGAGTCGGGGAAACGAGAAACAGTCGCTGCTGGCGACTGCGAGCATTTACGTCCGGTTTGA
- a CDS encoding 4-phosphopantoate--beta-alanine ligase → MSEYDTVSADVQHEEEIPEDHPRYQDLITRHRIENGVEKGITHLQGMHAEGRGSAFDYLLGEETIPSADAAERAAAAHLLLAEQPVLSINGNVAALVPGEMVDLADAVDADLEVNLFNRTPERIEAIAEHLREHGAEGVKGLTADARIPNLDHQRAKVDADGIYAADVVVVPLEDGDRAEALQEMEKTEIVIDLNPLSRSPQVAEIPIVDNIIRAVPNMTAHAEELATASEAELRAIIEEFDREHALEAAEERIRNGV, encoded by the coding sequence GTGAGCGAGTACGACACCGTCTCGGCAGATGTCCAACACGAGGAGGAGATACCGGAGGACCATCCCAGATATCAGGATCTGATTACCCGCCACCGGATCGAGAACGGTGTCGAGAAAGGGATTACGCACTTGCAGGGGATGCACGCCGAGGGACGCGGGAGCGCGTTCGACTACTTGTTGGGCGAGGAGACGATTCCGAGCGCCGACGCGGCAGAGCGGGCGGCGGCAGCGCACCTTCTGCTGGCCGAGCAGCCGGTGTTGTCGATCAACGGGAACGTCGCCGCACTGGTGCCCGGCGAGATGGTCGACCTGGCCGACGCCGTAGATGCTGATCTCGAGGTGAATCTCTTCAACCGGACGCCGGAGCGAATCGAAGCGATCGCCGAGCACCTGCGCGAGCACGGTGCCGAGGGCGTGAAAGGACTGACTGCGGACGCTCGCATCCCGAATCTTGACCACCAGCGGGCGAAAGTCGACGCTGACGGCATCTACGCGGCAGATGTAGTGGTCGTCCCCCTCGAAGACGGCGACCGAGCGGAGGCCCTCCAAGAGATGGAGAAGACCGAAATCGTGATCGACCTGAATCCGCTCTCGCGCTCGCCGCAGGTCGCCGAGATTCCGATCGTCGACAACATCATTCGAGCGGTGCCGAACATGACGGCACACGCAGAGGAGCTTGCGACGGCGAGCGAGGCGGAACTGCGGGCGATTATCGAGGAGTTCGACCGCGAGCACGCGCTGGAGGCGGCCGAGGAACGGATCCGGAACGGTGTCTAG
- a CDS encoding tyrosine--tRNA ligase: METYDLITRNAEEVVTDEEVRELADEPDGTRAYVGYEPSGVLHLGHLLTANKLIDLQDAGMEVVVLLADVHAYLNGKGTFEEIRETAEQMKAQFIAYGLDEDNTEFVYGSEFQLDEEYTLDLHELELATTLNRAQRAMAEIQGGETAKVSHVVYPLMQTLDIEYLDLDLAVGGLDQRKVHMLAREELPELGYDVRPALHTPIIADLTSGEGKMSSSEGVTISMEDSTEELEEKVNSAFCPPTRDPEGDLENPVLELFEYHVFPRFDEIVVERPEEYGGDLTYDDYETLAADLESGDLHPADAKGTLATYLDELIAPGREKLREIRA, translated from the coding sequence ATGGAGACGTACGATCTGATCACGCGAAACGCCGAGGAAGTCGTGACCGATGAGGAGGTGCGCGAGCTCGCCGATGAGCCGGACGGAACGCGCGCCTACGTCGGTTACGAGCCCTCGGGCGTGCTCCACCTCGGGCACCTGCTAACTGCGAACAAACTCATCGACCTTCAGGACGCCGGCATGGAGGTCGTTGTCCTCCTCGCGGACGTCCACGCCTACCTGAACGGGAAGGGAACCTTCGAGGAGATCCGCGAGACTGCAGAACAGATGAAAGCCCAGTTCATCGCCTACGGACTCGACGAGGACAACACCGAGTTCGTCTACGGCTCCGAGTTCCAGCTCGACGAGGAGTACACCCTCGACCTGCACGAACTCGAACTCGCGACGACGCTCAACCGCGCCCAGCGCGCGATGGCCGAGATTCAGGGCGGCGAGACCGCGAAGGTGAGCCACGTCGTCTACCCGCTGATGCAGACGCTCGACATCGAGTACCTCGACCTCGATCTGGCCGTCGGCGGTCTGGATCAGCGCAAGGTCCATATGCTCGCCCGCGAGGAACTCCCAGAGCTGGGCTACGACGTGCGTCCTGCACTCCACACGCCCATCATCGCCGACCTCACCAGCGGCGAGGGCAAGATGTCCTCGAGCGAGGGCGTCACCATTTCGATGGAAGATTCCACCGAGGAACTCGAGGAGAAGGTCAACTCGGCGTTCTGTCCGCCGACGCGTGATCCCGAGGGTGACCTCGAGAACCCCGTGCTCGAACTGTTCGAGTACCACGTCTTCCCGCGCTTCGACGAAATCGTCGTCGAGCGCCCCGAGGAGTACGGTGGCGACCTGACCTACGACGACTACGAGACGCTGGCGGCTGATCTCGAGTCCGGCGACCTCCATCCGGCCGATGCGAAGGGGACGCTCGCGACGTACCTTGACGAACTCATCGCGCCGGGTCGCGAGAAGTTGCGCGAGATTCGGGCCTGA
- a CDS encoding universal stress protein, with protein sequence MYDCILVPTDGSAEGERALEYAFDLARAHDATIRALYVVNVSGYGGLPMETAWDGISNALRDEGEAAVERVRELAPDDLDVETAILEGSPSRVIVDEARPSRCDLVVMGTHGRGGIDRLLLGSVTERVVRQAPVPVLTVQVDPPEVPEQPSESQVAVE encoded by the coding sequence ATGTACGACTGTATCCTCGTTCCGACGGACGGTTCCGCCGAGGGCGAGCGCGCACTCGAGTACGCGTTCGACCTGGCTCGCGCCCACGATGCGACAATCAGGGCGCTGTACGTCGTGAACGTCAGCGGGTACGGGGGGCTGCCGATGGAGACTGCCTGGGATGGGATTAGCAACGCGTTGCGAGACGAGGGTGAGGCGGCGGTCGAGCGGGTCAGAGAACTCGCGCCGGACGACCTCGATGTCGAAACGGCGATACTCGAGGGGTCGCCGAGCCGGGTGATTGTCGACGAAGCGAGACCGTCGAGGTGCGATCTGGTGGTGATGGGGACTCATGGACGAGGTGGGATCGACCGATTACTTCTCGGCAGTGTGACCGAGCGCGTGGTCCGACAGGCACCGGTGCCGGTGCTGACGGTGCAGGTCGATCCGCCAGAGGTGCCAGAGCAGCCGAGTGAGTCGCAGGTTGCGGTAGAGTGA